From Desulfuromonas sp. KJ2020, one genomic window encodes:
- the flgM gene encoding flagellar biosynthesis anti-sigma factor FlgM, protein MTIKISGDKGLGPLDGLKKNQKAQADTDKSKAGATDKVSFSSALQQAAQTQEAKGAVRAESMEKVAFSPLILEMSHLQDGGSSEVSARQQKIAALKAQIAEGSYQPDLKQVAASLLKFVAGEK, encoded by the coding sequence ATGACGATCAAAATTTCTGGCGACAAGGGGCTTGGGCCTCTGGATGGGTTGAAAAAAAACCAGAAGGCACAGGCCGACACCGATAAATCAAAAGCGGGCGCTACAGACAAGGTGAGTTTTTCCTCTGCACTGCAGCAAGCCGCTCAGACTCAGGAAGCCAAAGGTGCAGTGCGTGCCGAGTCCATGGAGAAAGTCGCTTTCTCACCGCTTATTCTGGAGATGAGTCATCTGCAGGATGGTGGCTCTTCTGAAGTGTCTGCCCGTCAACAGAAAATAGCCGCGCTCAAGGCGCAGATCGCTGAGGGCTCTTATCAGCCAGACCTCAAGCAGGTAGCGGCCAGCTTGCTCAAGTTTGTCGCAGGGGAGAAGTAA
- the flgK gene encoding flagellar hook-associated protein FlgK — MGGLLNALNSGKTSLFTNQKGIEVTGNNMANVNTPGYSRQVMQLSDVPTLEYGGLFIGTGVRVDDIVRNYDSFVQDQLVSKQAAFGEMDAKTLPLTEVERIVNVTEANLSTAVDAFFDAWQELSTNPSGEVERQIVIQNGQTLASAFNSASSQMQYAQENINTVLESKVVGINSALQEIADLNDRIAGIEATGLTANGERDRRDLLVQDVAKALGASYLEQRDGTVSLQLPGGLPLVQGREYLPLQTQRIDGKIEISLQTKASDIPLGLKDVGGEIKGLLSVRDEIIPDLLADFDKLAYNLVESVNTVHQAGVDRDGNPAGLFFEAAPVPVPPATFGVGTAAVMQVNTALVSDTGLVAAGKSGLSGDNTNALDMAALHQAPVIDGADSFNGFYSKIAGKVGITINQNNLQRDGADDALIQLQNLRDSKSGVSIEEEMLSLVKYQSGFEAAAKFLTTVDEMMDTVINLKR; from the coding sequence ATGGGCGGCCTTCTCAATGCGTTGAATTCCGGCAAGACCAGCCTCTTTACCAACCAGAAGGGGATTGAAGTCACCGGCAACAACATGGCCAACGTCAACACGCCGGGCTATTCCCGTCAGGTGATGCAGCTCTCGGACGTCCCCACCTTGGAATACGGTGGTCTGTTTATCGGTACCGGTGTCAGAGTTGACGACATCGTGCGCAACTACGACTCATTTGTGCAGGATCAGCTCGTCTCCAAGCAGGCGGCTTTTGGCGAAATGGACGCCAAAACCTTGCCTTTGACAGAGGTGGAAAGAATCGTCAACGTCACTGAAGCCAACCTTTCCACCGCGGTAGATGCCTTTTTTGACGCCTGGCAGGAGCTATCGACGAATCCCAGCGGCGAAGTGGAACGTCAGATCGTCATCCAGAACGGTCAGACTTTAGCATCGGCGTTTAATTCGGCCAGCAGCCAGATGCAGTATGCGCAGGAAAACATCAATACGGTTCTGGAATCCAAGGTGGTTGGCATCAATTCGGCTCTCCAGGAAATTGCCGATCTGAACGACCGTATCGCCGGCATCGAAGCCACGGGCCTTACCGCCAATGGCGAGCGCGACCGACGTGATCTGCTGGTGCAGGATGTTGCCAAGGCCTTGGGGGCTTCCTATCTGGAACAGCGAGACGGCACCGTTTCGCTTCAGTTGCCCGGCGGCCTTCCTCTGGTGCAGGGACGAGAATACCTGCCGCTGCAAACGCAGCGCATCGACGGCAAAATCGAGATTTCCCTGCAGACCAAGGCTTCAGATATCCCTCTGGGCCTTAAGGATGTGGGGGGGGAGATCAAAGGGCTTCTAAGCGTGCGGGATGAAATTATCCCTGACCTTCTGGCCGATTTCGACAAGCTGGCCTATAACCTGGTCGAAAGCGTCAATACGGTTCATCAGGCGGGTGTCGATCGTGACGGGAACCCGGCGGGCCTGTTTTTTGAGGCCGCCCCTGTGCCGGTGCCGCCGGCCACCTTCGGCGTGGGAACGGCTGCTGTCATGCAGGTCAATACCGCGCTGGTAAGTGATACAGGGTTGGTGGCGGCCGGTAAAAGCGGCCTGTCAGGAGACAATACCAACGCGCTGGATATGGCCGCTCTTCACCAGGCTCCCGTGATTGACGGGGCGGACAGCTTCAATGGGTTTTACAGTAAAATTGCCGGGAAGGTCGGCATTACGATCAATCAGAACAATCTTCAGCGGGATGGTGCCGACGATGCTCTGATCCAGCTGCAGAATTTGCGTGACTCCAAATCGGGCGTTTCGATTGAAGAAGAGATGCTGAGTCTGGTCAAGTACCAATCGGGTTTCGAGGCGGCAGCCAAATTTTTGACCACCGTCGATGAAATGATGGATACCGTGATCAATCTGAAGAGGTAG